In Ostrea edulis chromosome 4, xbOstEdul1.1, whole genome shotgun sequence, a single window of DNA contains:
- the LOC125672070 gene encoding uncharacterized protein LOC125672070, with protein sequence MSDKCIACNKSVRPRQEAIQCEGCELWQHRACNTGISRDQYRRIGKLQEDLQWVCARCLENPTDTEEFVAAADATFHVSIASLGSSVAEPDDEDEQEDESTGEQTMI encoded by the exons ATGTCAG ACAAATGCATTGCATGCAATAAGAGTGTTCGCCCCAGACAAGAGGCCATCCAGTGTGAAGGATGTGAACTATGGCAACACAGAGCATGTAATACTG GAATCAGCCGTGACCAGTATAGACGAATAGGGAAACTGCAAGAAGACCTCCAGTGGGTTTGCGCCCGGTGCTTGGAAAATCCTACTGATACAGAAGAG TTTGTAGCTGCAGCTGATGCCACATTTCACGTGTCAATAGCCTCCCTTGGTTCATCAGTTGCTGAACCCGATGATGAAGATGAACAGGAGGATGAATCTACA GGAGAACAAACAATGATCTAG